The following is a genomic window from Thermotoga sp..
ATCTGTCTACGTTGTGGGGAAAATAGCCGACATATTCGCTGGAAGGGGTATTACGGAAAATTACAAAACTAAGGACAACAACGACGGAATCGACAAAACAATCTTTCTTATGAAAGAGAAGAAACACAGGTGTCTGGTATTCACAAACTTGGTGGACTTCGACACCAAATACGGACACAGAAACAACTACGTTGCCTATGCGAAAGCCCTCGAAGAGTTCGACAAAAGGCTTCCCGAGATTCTCCAAGCCATGGAAAATGACGACGTGCTGTTCATAACCGCGGACCACGGGTGTGATCCAACGACACCTTCAACGGACCACTCTAGGGAGATGGTGCCTCTCCTCGGATACGGTGAGAAATTGAAGAAAGATGTGTACGTCGGTGTCAGGGAAACCTTTGCGGATCTTGGACAGACGATCGCCGATATGTTCGGCGTACCCCCTCTGGAGAACGGAACATCTTTCAAAAGCCTGATATGGGGTGATATCTGATAGATGAGATATCTGGACATGCTGAGATATCTTTATCACAAACGCCCTATGGGTAAGATAAAGCCGGGCCTCGAAAGAATTTCCCTTCTTCTCTCCCTGCTGGGGAACCCTCACTTGAAGTACCAGACCGTTCACGTTGGAGGAACAAACGGCAAAGGCTCTGTTACGAACATGATCAGCAATGTCCTCATAGCCCAGGGGTACAAGGTGGGATCGTACTACTCACCCCATCTCAGCACCTTCAGAGAAAGGATCAGATTGAACGAAGAGTACATCTCCGAAGAAGAAGTGGAGAACATCTACCAGCAAATGAAATCCATCTTGAAACGCTTGGACGGGGACGAAGTGTTTTCTCCCAGCTTCTTTGAAGTGGTCACGGCGATGGCTTTTCTTTACTTTGCAGAGAAAGAAGTCGATGTGGCTGTTGTAGAGGTGGGACTCGGAGGGCGTCTGGATGCCACAAACGTCGTTTCTCCTCTCTGTTCGGTCATCGTTACAGTGGACCGAGATCACGAAAAAATACTGGGAACCACCATCGAGCAAATCGCCTGGGAAAAATCTGGAATAATAAAAAACGGTGTTCCTGTTGTCACTGGCGAGGAAAAAAGAGAAGCACTGAAGGTGATAGAAGAGGTTGCAAGAAAGAAGAGGGCAAAAGTGTACATCCTTGGCAGAGATTTCAACGTGGAGGTTGAATCACTGAAATTGTTCGAAAACAAGTTCAACTACAGGGGAAGCAGAACACTGAAGAATCTCGTCTTGGCAATGAACGGACACCACCAGATGATGAATGCAGGAGTTGCTCTGAAAGCATTGGAAACGACCGGTCTTTCGGTGGATGAGATGGCGATCCGAGAAGGTTTAAAGAAAGCGAGAAACCCTGGAAGATTCGAGGTGATCGAAAAAAACGGAAAGAGGTTCGTTCTGGATGGAGCACACAACCCTCATGGAGCGAAGATTCTCGTGAAATCTTTGAAGTTGTACTTTAAAGAACCCCTGAATCTGATCATCGGTATACTGGACGACAAAGATCGAGGGGGCATTCTGAAAGAATACAGGGGCGTTTTCGAGAGAATCGTTCTCACGCGAGTTCCCTCCCTCAGAATGAAAGATTTTGAGGGATTCGTCAGGCTTGCAAAGAAGATACTTGGAAGCATTGAAGTCATTGAAGATCCTCTCGAAGCGCTGGAAATTGCTGATGAAAAATCTGTGACCGTCGTCAGTGGCTCGCTCTTCTTAGTGGGATACGTCAGAGAGTACCTTGAAACGGGAAAGATCGGCGAGGAGTGGTACTTGTGATAGCCGGGATCCACGGAAAAGTGGTGCAAAAAATGGGAAACGTCGCTCTCGTTTTAACGGATTTCGGTATTGTTTTTGAGATTGTATGCGATATGCAAACCAGCCAGGAACTCGAGGAAAACAAAGAGTGCTATTTGCACACATTCCTGAGCATCTCTCAGGATAGTGTTACCCTCTATGGTTTCTCGGATAAGAGGAAAAAGGATCTTTTCCTCTCTCTGACCAAAGTCTCAAGGCTTGGACCGAAGACGGCCCTGAAAATACTTTCA
Proteins encoded in this region:
- a CDS encoding folylpolyglutamate synthase/dihydrofolate synthase family protein yields the protein MRYLDMLRYLYHKRPMGKIKPGLERISLLLSLLGNPHLKYQTVHVGGTNGKGSVTNMISNVLIAQGYKVGSYYSPHLSTFRERIRLNEEYISEEEVENIYQQMKSILKRLDGDEVFSPSFFEVVTAMAFLYFAEKEVDVAVVEVGLGGRLDATNVVSPLCSVIVTVDRDHEKILGTTIEQIAWEKSGIIKNGVPVVTGEEKREALKVIEEVARKKRAKVYILGRDFNVEVESLKLFENKFNYRGSRTLKNLVLAMNGHHQMMNAGVALKALETTGLSVDEMAIREGLKKARNPGRFEVIEKNGKRFVLDGAHNPHGAKILVKSLKLYFKEPLNLIIGILDDKDRGGILKEYRGVFERIVLTRVPSLRMKDFEGFVRLAKKILGSIEVIEDPLEALEIADEKSVTVVSGSLFLVGYVREYLETGKIGEEWYL